In Bacillus cytotoxicus NVH 391-98, the following are encoded in one genomic region:
- the wgkC gene encoding PqqD family peptide maturation chaperone WgkC has product MDDIKCFTIEGKKNILFRQEGNQYVFFDPIALEYYVTNYIGAEILYYISKGKNFKFIVDKISEEYDITEDMGKETTKEFLLDFPLLSIISSNLIESDIYKEISA; this is encoded by the coding sequence ATGGATGATATTAAATGTTTTACTATTGAAGGTAAAAAAAATATATTGTTTAGACAAGAAGGCAATCAATATGTGTTTTTTGATCCTATTGCTTTAGAATATTATGTAACAAACTACATAGGTGCAGAAATTCTATATTACATTTCTAAAGGAAAAAATTTCAAATTCATTGTAGATAAAATATCAGAGGAATATGACATAACTGAAGATATGGGTAAAGAAACAACAAAAGAATTTCTATTGGATTTCCCTCTATTGAGTATTATATCTTCTAATTTAATAGAATCTGATATTTATAAAGAGATTTCAGCATGA
- a CDS encoding DUF3139 domain-containing protein — protein sequence MILLTILTLLVLLGSFILFHRLQAKKAIYDYIAKQGIQESQLKYIDFHKDLKFGGYWMAVYVEGENPDIHYEYFYKDKKVNFQAYLNSEKAIKNKQWGGSGLSDTEMKKLKYPPLQ from the coding sequence ATGATACTCCTTACAATTCTTACCTTATTAGTTTTATTGGGTAGTTTTATTTTATTTCATAGATTACAAGCAAAAAAAGCGATATATGATTATATTGCTAAACAAGGCATACAAGAAAGCCAGTTAAAATATATAGATTTTCATAAAGATCTTAAATTTGGTGGATATTGGATGGCTGTTTATGTTGAAGGAGAAAATCCTGATATTCATTATGAATATTTCTATAAAGATAAAAAAGTTAACTTTCAAGCGTATCTTAATTCTGAAAAAGCTATAAAGAATAAACAGTGGGGTGGAAGTGGTCTTAGTGATACAGAGATGAAAAAGTTAAAGTATCCACCTTTACAATAA
- a CDS encoding IS3-like element ISBce13 family transposase (programmed frameshift), which produces MANKNFNEEFKKMVVELYHSDQSVKELSSEYGVSEVTIYKWIKKYSPIPTIDEEEMTPEDLKRMQKEMLRLKEENEIFKKGYGHIREKINDTELHQFIDCQKETHSVRTMCQTLGIARSSYYQSQHKTESKRSRENEELTKQIIQIHQDSGGRYGAPKIHQTLLEQGFQVSVKRVQRLMKKENIRSIILKKYKPHSSKSTIEERINLLEQDFSTTTINEKWVADITYIHTQKDGWCYLASVMDLHSKKIIGYSFSRNMTTNLVVKALENAYHTQRPQKGLILHTDLGTQYTSQEFQTLLANYKIKPSFSKKGCPYDNACIESFHAILKKEEVYRTKYVSFEEANLALFQYIEGFYNRKRIHSSIGYKTPQTIEDLAIKVA; this is translated from the exons ATGGCAAACAAGAACTTTAATGAAGAATTTAAAAAGATGGTTGTTGAATTATATCATTCAGACCAATCTGTGAAAGAATTAAGCAGCGAGTATGGTGTATCAGAAGTAACGATTTATAAATGGATTAAAAAATATTCTCCTATCCCAACGATTGATGAGGAAGAAATGACTCCAGAAGATCTAAAACGAATGCAAAAAGAAATGCTTCGCCTGAAAGAGGAGAATGAGATAT TTAAAAAAGGCTATGGCCATATTCGCGAAAAAATAAACGATACAGAATTACATCAATTTATCGATTGTCAAAAAGAAACACACTCTGTTCGTACAATGTGTCAAACACTTGGAATAGCGAGAAGTTCGTATTACCAATCTCAGCACAAAACAGAGTCAAAGCGTAGTCGTGAAAATGAAGAGTTAACCAAACAAATTATACAAATTCATCAAGATAGTGGAGGGCGTTACGGTGCACCGAAAATTCATCAAACCCTATTGGAACAAGGGTTTCAAGTAAGTGTAAAGCGTGTGCAACGACTCATGAAAAAAGAAAATATTCGCTCCATCATCTTAAAGAAATATAAACCACATTCATCAAAATCAACTATAGAAGAACGAATAAATCTACTAGAACAGGACTTCTCTACAACGACAATTAATGAAAAGTGGGTGGCGGATATTACTTATATTCACACGCAAAAAGATGGCTGGTGTTACCTTGCATCAGTGATGGATTTGCATTCTAAGAAAATTATTGGATATTCATTTTCACGAAATATGACAACGAACCTTGTGGTAAAAGCTTTAGAAAACGCTTACCATACACAAAGACCACAAAAAGGGCTCATTTTACATACTGATTTAGGAACACAATATACAAGTCAGGAATTTCAAACTTTACTCGCGAATTATAAAATAAAGCCTTCTTTCAGTAAAAAAGGTTGTCCATACGATAACGCTTGTATTGAGTCATTTCACGCCATTTTAAAGAAAGAAGAAGTATATCGTACAAAATATGTCTCATTTGAAGAAGCAAATCTAGCACTATTTCAATACATTGAGGGATTTTATAATCGTAAGCGAATCCATAGTAGCATCGGTTATAAAACTCCTCAAACAATAGAAGATCTGGCTATAAAAGTAGCTTAG
- a CDS encoding IS3 family transposase (programmed frameshift), producing MTKKLFTEKEIEILSKNRYVKSVSPKGITYTDEFKRIFIKENEKGKPPRIIFEECGFDVEIIGIQRVISSGNRWRTSYKKDGVFGLRDTRKENSGRKLERELTLEEKYARLEAERNLLKAENELLKKIKPYGREDEKELTLRPNQKYMLIRSIIETYNLKNMVKYLCGIAGVSRSGYYNYFSVSSQRQRKNRIDQDEITKEWILKAFRFKNRKKGARQIKMTLAGQFQVVYNLKRIRRIMKKYGIICPIRKANPYKRMIKATKEHFVVPNRLKREFRQGTPGKVLLTDITYLFYGKNQKAYLSTILDGSTNEILAYHVSEQLTLDIAMTTLHNLKKNKKIRLTEDAYIHSDQGAHYTSPTYQKLVKKLKLGQSMSRRGNCWDNAPQESFFGHFKDEAHIKACTSFSQLKQEIKDYMKYHNQHRYQWNLKKMTPVEYRNHLLAAA from the exons ATGACGAAAAAACTATTTACAGAAAAAGAAATTGAAATACTATCAAAAAATCGATACGTAAAATCGGTCAGCCCAAAAGGAATTACTTATACCGACGAATTCAAGCGTATTTTCATTAAAGAAAACGAAAAAGGAAAACCCCCTCGCATTATTTTTGAAGAATGTGGATTTGATGTAGAAATCATTGGCATACAACGTGTTATATCATCAGGAAATCGGTGGCGTACTTCCTATAAGAAAGATGGTGTATTTGGTCTAAGAGATACGCGTAAAGAAAACTCAGGAAGAAAGCTAGAGAGAGAACTTACATTAGAAGAGAAATATGCGCGTTTGGAAGCGGAACGAAACCTATTAAAAGCTGAAAATGAATTGTTAAAAAAGATAAAAC CTTATGGAAGGGAGGATGAGAAAGAACTAACGTTACGACCTAACCAAAAATATATGTTAATTCGTTCTATTATTGAAACATACAACCTCAAAAATATGGTGAAATATTTGTGCGGGATCGCTGGTGTTTCACGTTCAGGATACTATAATTATTTTTCTGTTTCTTCGCAAAGGCAGCGAAAAAACAGAATAGATCAGGATGAAATAACGAAAGAATGGATATTAAAGGCATTTCGATTTAAAAACCGAAAAAAAGGGGCTCGTCAAATCAAAATGACATTAGCGGGTCAATTTCAAGTTGTCTACAATTTGAAGCGTATTCGTAGAATTATGAAGAAATACGGGATTATCTGCCCGATCCGCAAAGCGAATCCTTACAAAAGAATGATAAAAGCGACGAAAGAACATTTCGTGGTACCAAATCGATTGAAGCGAGAATTCAGGCAAGGTACCCCTGGAAAAGTGCTTCTTACAGATATCACCTACCTGTTTTATGGTAAGAATCAGAAAGCATATTTATCTACTATTTTAGATGGGTCCACAAATGAAATTTTAGCCTATCACGTTTCAGAACAGCTCACATTAGACATCGCAATGACGACTCTTCACAACCTAAAGAAGAATAAGAAAATTCGATTGACTGAAGATGCCTATATTCATTCTGATCAAGGAGCTCATTATACAAGTCCGACCTATCAAAAACTAGTTAAAAAATTAAAACTGGGACAATCCATGTCAAGACGAGGAAACTGTTGGGATAATGCCCCCCAAGAATCTTTTTTCGGGCATTTTAAAGATGAAGCGCATATAAAAGCTTGTACATCTTTTTCCCAGCTAAAACAAGAGATTAAAGATTATATGAAATACCATAACCAGCATAGATATCAGTGGAATTTAAAGAAGATGACTCCTGTTGAATACAGAAATCATCTTCTCGCGGCTGCCTAA
- a CDS encoding Rap family tetratricopeptide repeat protein, whose product MLNDWYIEIRARHIGKAHKLKLEIDQKIHNIEEDQNLLLYYSLLDFRHQYMIDSLSIGKDSFDKVESLEVPADQFLSYYYHFFKAIHSNITGNFTNAKEHYNKAEELLNHIPDEVEHAEFYFKLPTFHYHIYKPLAAIKEATKAKEIFKKHAGYETTIALCDNLIGLACTHLKQFEEAEEHFITAINTFKKSGEEKFITFVRHNLGLMYAGQNLSELAIRYLSEVIHELPKDYKAIFIKAREHMKIGDSEETSNLIDKGLEVCRELKNEEYEHHFLILEKLNQKVTADELEKTIETGIFYFERENLHEYVQEYAKKLAVLFHQENNRSKASDYFYLSHQAEEKNFEKEALK is encoded by the coding sequence ATGTTAAATGACTGGTATATAGAAATTCGTGCCAGACATATTGGAAAGGCGCATAAATTAAAACTTGAAATTGATCAAAAAATACACAATATTGAAGAAGACCAAAACCTCCTTTTATACTATTCTCTTTTAGATTTTCGTCATCAATATATGATTGATAGTTTGAGCATTGGAAAAGACAGTTTTGATAAGGTTGAATCATTAGAGGTGCCTGCAGATCAATTTTTATCGTACTACTACCATTTCTTTAAAGCTATTCATTCAAATATTACAGGTAACTTTACAAATGCAAAAGAACATTACAACAAAGCTGAGGAACTATTAAACCATATTCCAGATGAAGTTGAACATGCTGAATTTTATTTCAAACTACCCACTTTCCATTACCATATCTACAAGCCATTGGCGGCTATCAAAGAAGCTACTAAGGCAAAAGAGATTTTTAAAAAGCATGCAGGATACGAGACTACTATTGCGTTATGTGATAATTTAATTGGTTTGGCTTGTACGCACTTAAAACAATTTGAAGAAGCTGAAGAACACTTTATTACAGCTATTAATACATTTAAAAAATCAGGTGAAGAAAAATTTATTACGTTTGTTCGTCACAACTTAGGATTAATGTATGCTGGCCAAAATTTATCTGAACTAGCAATACGCTACTTATCTGAAGTAATACATGAACTCCCTAAAGATTATAAGGCAATCTTTATTAAGGCTAGAGAGCATATGAAAATAGGAGATTCAGAGGAAACTTCTAACCTTATAGATAAAGGATTAGAAGTTTGTAGAGAACTTAAAAATGAAGAGTACGAACATCACTTCTTAATTTTAGAAAAATTAAATCAAAAAGTTACCGCTGACGAATTAGAAAAGACAATTGAAACAGGAATCTTTTATTTTGAGAGAGAAAACCTACATGAGTACGTACAAGAATACGCTAAAAAATTAGCAGTTTTATTCCATCAAGAAAATAACCGTTCAAAAGCAAGTGACTATTTTTACCTTAGCCATCAAGCCGAAGAAAAAAACTTTGAGAAGGAGGCTTTAAAATGA
- a CDS encoding C40 family peptidase encodes MKKLLIGFIAILFFVFGFNLKMLSAEEVIDYQSLYNQAIEKGVLDQNSVSFDQWLEQNEKEFMPVYQDGLNQGVFQEPLSYTEWLKLNNYGQPPISPTGDNKILEDVTIRRANWGGFTLKAGDIFITNATSSSGILGHAAIANGDNYILHMPGAGKENEQLTTSKWMNRYTESGKWIKVYRLKDQNLARDVARYADRNFYSTTGSATKNIHLSYSINLRLYEKNPTYCSKLVFQALYYGSGSRNVMKAVSGIVTPYGLIDTFNAAYKPPLVKTY; translated from the coding sequence ATGAAAAAACTATTGATTGGTTTTATTGCTATTTTATTTTTTGTTTTTGGTTTTAATTTGAAGATGCTTTCAGCTGAAGAGGTTATTGATTATCAGTCTCTTTATAACCAAGCAATTGAAAAAGGAGTTTTAGATCAAAATAGTGTATCTTTTGATCAATGGCTTGAACAAAATGAAAAAGAATTTATGCCTGTATATCAAGATGGTTTGAATCAAGGTGTTTTTCAAGAGCCACTATCTTATACTGAATGGTTAAAATTAAATAATTATGGACAACCCCCTATTTCACCAACTGGAGATAATAAAATTTTGGAAGATGTAACTATCAGAAGAGCAAATTGGGGTGGTTTTACGTTAAAAGCTGGTGATATATTTATAACAAATGCTACAAGTTCTTCAGGGATTTTAGGACATGCAGCTATTGCCAATGGCGATAATTATATTTTACATATGCCTGGTGCTGGTAAAGAAAATGAACAGTTAACTACATCTAAGTGGATGAACAGATATACTGAGTCAGGAAAATGGATTAAGGTTTATCGTTTAAAAGATCAAAATCTTGCTAGGGATGTAGCTAGATATGCTGATAGAAATTTTTATTCCACTACTGGAAGTGCAACTAAAAATATTCATTTAAGTTATAGCATTAATTTACGTCTATACGAAAAAAATCCAACATATTGTTCTAAATTAGTATTCCAAGCATTATATTATGGTTCTGGTTCAAGAAATGTGATGAAAGCAGTTAGCGGAATCGTAACTCCTTATGGTTTAATTGATACTTTTAATGCAGCGTATAAACCACCATTAGTAAAAACATATTAA
- a CDS encoding NAD-dependent epimerase/dehydratase family protein, which yields MEKAIVLGATGGSGQAIVSELLSRELEVIAFGRSESKLKRLMKENGSTPLLTYKLGDIFDYTTIIEAAKDVDVIFQCANVQYHEMADKLLLLGENVMKAADILNKKIVIVDGIYVYGHQVAKGDENHPKQPHTKKGKIRVEFEKLIFDKKWRNAKALIVRLPDYYGITSQNSYLHPTLTGLAENKISIFIGNLKTPREYVYLPDAAKMIVEIANKDDSYGENWNIPGAGLISGKEIIKYAREITGNKKMVIPLNKNAIRISGLFDPVMKEVVEIMYLTEEGFTLSGEKYENRIGKIIATPYKEGLKETLNFLMGKIKRKED from the coding sequence ATGGAAAAGGCAATTGTTTTAGGAGCAACAGGTGGATCTGGTCAAGCGATTGTATCAGAACTATTATCTAGAGAATTAGAAGTTATTGCTTTTGGACGTTCAGAAAGCAAATTAAAAAGATTAATGAAAGAGAATGGTTCTACACCTTTGTTAACGTATAAGTTAGGCGATATTTTTGATTATACAACTATCATAGAGGCTGCAAAAGATGTAGATGTCATATTTCAATGCGCGAATGTTCAATATCACGAAATGGCAGATAAACTCCTTTTACTTGGCGAAAATGTAATGAAGGCAGCAGATATTTTAAACAAGAAAATAGTTATTGTTGATGGAATATATGTTTATGGTCACCAAGTAGCTAAAGGAGATGAAAATCATCCTAAACAACCTCATACAAAAAAAGGGAAGATTAGGGTTGAATTTGAAAAATTAATATTTGATAAGAAATGGAGAAATGCAAAAGCATTAATTGTTAGATTGCCGGACTATTATGGTATAACTTCGCAGAATTCTTACTTACATCCTACATTGACTGGACTTGCAGAAAATAAAATTTCTATTTTTATTGGTAATCTAAAAACACCAAGAGAATATGTTTATTTACCAGATGCTGCCAAGATGATTGTAGAAATAGCGAACAAAGATGATTCTTATGGAGAAAATTGGAACATTCCTGGTGCTGGTTTGATTTCAGGAAAGGAAATAATAAAATATGCACGTGAAATTACTGGGAATAAGAAAATGGTTATTCCATTAAATAAAAATGCAATCCGTATAAGTGGATTGTTTGACCCAGTTATGAAAGAAGTAGTAGAAATTATGTATCTTACAGAAGAAGGATTTACTCTAAGCGGAGAAAAATATGAAAATAGAATAGGTAAAATAATAGCTACACCTTATAAAGAGGGGCTAAAAGAAACGTTAAACTTCTTAATGGGAAAAATTAAAAGAAAAGAGGATTAA
- a CDS encoding DUF6157 family protein, which yields MSYKNTLITISEDSKATSAIVPVTRNGKPTIASIEYDLIKNNPYKFTQEDVQFKTYLIKNQIEEENTDELRKQFFSKPMACFRASPLVKNYGWGIHYNDQGKIAIYDVKSEIYNQLLNQDKITKLKGMRSKRK from the coding sequence ATGAGTTACAAGAACACACTTATTACCATTTCAGAGGATTCAAAAGCTACTTCTGCCATAGTACCTGTCACCAGAAATGGAAAACCTACTATTGCTTCTATTGAATATGATTTAATTAAGAATAATCCTTATAAATTTACACAAGAAGATGTGCAATTTAAAACTTATTTAATCAAAAATCAAATAGAAGAAGAAAATACAGATGAACTGCGAAAACAATTTTTTTCAAAACCTATGGCTTGCTTCAGAGCTTCTCCTTTAGTGAAAAATTATGGTTGGGGAATACACTATAACGATCAAGGGAAAATTGCCATTTATGATGTTAAGAGTGAAATATATAACCAATTGCTTAATCAAGATAAGATTACTAAATTAAAAGGTATGCGTTCGAAAAGAAAATAA
- a CDS encoding class I SAM-dependent methyltransferase, which produces MKQEQMSNLNKKSWEHSAYQAWVNRHGVPIDFAKTITANPQKQISYYLQYTGNVEKKRIINLLGSKGSKAVAFALMGADVTVVDISESNAQYANELAYESGVNITYIVSDVLDLPIDIQGFDYVVLELGVLHYFVDLRPLFDTVYKLLKKGGMFILRDYHPVYSKLIQFQDGEIKASGNYFDNEIIEEEVVYTSLLSEDETNSIPSVRIKRWTLGEIITNLVQSGLQVQSLTEESGPHQKWVFPQDAPTETEFKIPGLYTLIAIR; this is translated from the coding sequence ATGAAACAAGAACAAATGAGTAACCTTAATAAAAAAAGTTGGGAACATTCAGCTTATCAAGCTTGGGTAAATAGGCATGGGGTTCCAATAGATTTTGCTAAAACAATCACTGCAAACCCGCAAAAACAGATATCATATTACCTTCAATATACAGGAAATGTAGAAAAGAAAAGAATAATTAATCTGTTAGGATCCAAAGGAAGTAAAGCTGTCGCATTTGCTTTAATGGGCGCTGATGTAACTGTGGTAGATATTTCTGAAAGTAACGCCCAGTATGCAAATGAATTAGCTTACGAGTCAGGTGTTAATATTACATATATTGTATCCGATGTTTTGGATCTACCTATAGATATACAAGGATTTGATTATGTAGTGTTAGAACTAGGTGTGTTGCACTATTTCGTTGACTTAAGGCCTCTTTTCGATACAGTCTATAAATTACTAAAAAAGGGTGGTATGTTCATCTTGCGTGATTATCATCCAGTTTACTCTAAGCTTATACAGTTTCAAGATGGAGAAATAAAAGCCAGCGGTAATTACTTTGATAATGAAATTATTGAAGAAGAAGTAGTTTACACTAGTTTACTATCAGAAGATGAAACAAACTCTATACCCTCAGTAAGAATTAAGCGGTGGACCTTAGGTGAAATTATAACAAACTTAGTTCAATCTGGATTACAAGTACAATCACTAACTGAAGAATCTGGCCCACATCAAAAATGGGTTTTCCCCCAAGATGCACCTACGGAAACAGAATTTAAGATTCCTGGACTATATACACTAATAGCTATTCGATAA
- the wgkD gene encoding tryglysin-associated MATE efflux transporter WgkD — MKFNCFKNIKEINHIAIPLIANSIAGLLIKLVDQAMIGRISVEAYGAIGVVSSLLFTIAGILGVMSVTFNIYGSRSMGQEDIKSFNNYFISSIFLNIIIGVSLTFLLLISQRPLLSIVFGFKGTILEDSLQYLTIMSVYVLIQLLLFTFSTFFKIIKETKWIFIGSTIASVMNVILNFLLIFGNCGFPELGIRGSAIATIIALSTNLIIYVYLCRKHLTVTFTNFTTYINNLKFICKKSTSLVGQEILEGGIFIIAVNAMIARIGDIQLSGYLLVSQILSIVLIPMYMYSSSILTLVSERYGSNQLTDLREFPKITLGLIMLFYIFLSIIFIYFKYEVSAFITNDINLINYATNILIFIILANIFNPLHNVYKYALQAIGQSNYVLIKTAIINLITFLIMLISIFMFKLNLFGVFISLFFNYVMLSIIFSKKYKDVLKNISSNRDSDKIV, encoded by the coding sequence ATGAAGTTTAATTGTTTTAAAAATATTAAAGAAATTAATCACATAGCTATACCATTAATTGCGAATTCAATAGCTGGATTATTAATAAAATTAGTTGATCAAGCTATGATTGGTAGAATTTCTGTCGAAGCATATGGAGCTATCGGTGTAGTAAGTTCACTTTTATTTACCATTGCAGGTATATTAGGGGTAATGTCTGTTACCTTTAACATTTATGGGTCCAGAAGTATGGGACAAGAAGATATAAAATCATTTAACAATTATTTTATATCTTCAATTTTTCTTAATATAATTATAGGTGTTTCATTAACATTCTTATTACTAATATCTCAAAGACCTTTATTATCCATCGTTTTTGGATTTAAAGGAACTATCTTAGAAGACTCTCTTCAGTATTTAACAATTATGAGTGTGTATGTATTAATTCAATTATTATTATTTACATTTTCTACTTTTTTTAAAATAATAAAAGAAACTAAATGGATATTTATAGGTTCAACAATCGCTTCAGTTATGAATGTTATCTTAAATTTCCTCCTAATTTTTGGTAACTGCGGATTTCCTGAATTAGGAATACGAGGTTCAGCCATAGCAACTATAATTGCTTTAAGTACAAATTTGATTATTTATGTTTATTTGTGCAGAAAACATTTAACAGTTACTTTTACAAACTTCACAACATATATTAATAATTTAAAATTCATATGTAAAAAAAGCACTTCTCTAGTGGGTCAAGAAATCTTAGAAGGTGGTATTTTTATAATAGCCGTTAATGCAATGATTGCTCGAATAGGCGATATACAATTATCAGGATATTTATTAGTTTCTCAAATTTTAAGTATTGTTTTAATTCCAATGTATATGTATTCTTCATCTATTCTGACTTTAGTTAGTGAAAGATATGGATCTAATCAACTAACAGATTTAAGAGAATTTCCTAAAATAACTCTAGGGCTTATTATGCTATTTTACATATTTTTAAGTATTATTTTTATATATTTTAAATATGAGGTTTCAGCTTTTATTACAAATGATATTAATTTGATTAATTATGCTACAAATATTCTTATCTTTATTATTTTAGCTAATATTTTCAATCCCCTACATAATGTTTATAAATATGCTTTACAAGCTATTGGCCAAAGTAATTATGTATTAATAAAAACAGCTATAATAAATTTGATTACTTTTTTAATAATGCTAATTTCTATCTTTATGTTCAAATTAAATTTATTTGGTGTTTTTATTAGCTTATTTTTTAATTATGTAATGTTATCAATTATTTTTTCTAAAAAATACAAAGATGTTCTTAAAAATATCTCTAGTAATAGGGATAGTGATAAAATTGTATAG
- a CDS encoding DUF2164 domain-containing protein, with amino-acid sequence MMNVKISNERKGQLVANIQRFFEEQDLEEIGRFQAERLIEEMVKLIGPYAYNQGIEDARKLIVDKLTNIEEDLYALEKQEGK; translated from the coding sequence ATGATGAATGTAAAAATATCAAATGAGAGAAAAGGTCAACTTGTAGCAAACATTCAGCGATTTTTTGAAGAACAAGATTTAGAAGAAATTGGGCGCTTTCAAGCGGAACGTTTAATCGAGGAGATGGTCAAATTAATAGGACCATATGCGTATAATCAAGGGATTGAAGACGCAAGAAAGTTAATTGTCGATAAATTAACAAATATAGAAGAAGACTTATATGCATTAGAAAAGCAAGAAGGGAAATGA
- the wgkA gene encoding tryglysin family RiPP peptide has translation MKKEFEKPVTIRQNVWGKH, from the coding sequence ATGAAAAAGGAATTTGAAAAACCTGTAACTATTCGCCAAAATGTTTGGGGAAAACATTAA
- a CDS encoding peptidoglycan recognition protein family protein encodes MNVKKTRLTFRDELQSLKNVNSLIIHHTAEDGWDIYKTHEFHQKERGWSGIGYNYFIEEDGTVLEGRGLHVGAHAKGHNSETIGICMSGNFDKYDPTPAQIQSLYALCRTFMKQFALSEKHILGHRELEGVTKSCPGTRFSMVQLRKGLSQK; translated from the coding sequence ATGAATGTGAAGAAAACGCGGTTAACATTTCGTGATGAATTACAGTCACTAAAAAATGTCAACAGTTTGATTATCCACCATACTGCTGAAGATGGATGGGACATATATAAAACGCATGAATTTCATCAAAAAGAAAGAGGGTGGAGCGGTATTGGATATAACTATTTTATTGAAGAAGATGGAACAGTATTGGAAGGGCGAGGGTTGCATGTAGGAGCACATGCAAAAGGACATAATAGTGAAACGATTGGCATATGTATGTCGGGAAATTTTGATAAATATGACCCAACACCTGCGCAAATACAATCGTTATATGCATTATGCCGAACATTTATGAAGCAGTTTGCATTAAGCGAAAAACACATACTTGGTCATCGTGAATTAGAAGGTGTGACAAAATCTTGTCCGGGAACAAGGTTTTCTATGGTACAGTTAAGAAAAGGGTTATCGCAAAAATAG
- a CDS encoding IS30 family transposase, whose amino-acid sequence MSYSHFTTFERGQLEAFHKLGRSTREIGKILKRHPSSVARELKRNTQKNGTYSGEKAQEQYGQRRKSCKPIGKWSVELAKKIQEKLEITWSPEQIQYGYLKGEISFKTIYNWLYQGKRFKKDLSLLRQKGKRQKPRETRGRFNIGTSIQKRPSEIRKRETFGHWELDTIVSSRGKSKGCFATFIERKTRYYQAIVIPDRTAESMEFAIKQITAMYPSAALQTATVDRGKEFSCYQRVEKELEIAVFFADPYSSWQRGSNENANGLLREFYPKKTDLSLVSQEQLNQALLLINQRPRKCLAWKTAHEAFQEELSHLD is encoded by the coding sequence ATGAGCTATTCCCATTTTACCACGTTTGAGCGTGGACAACTAGAAGCATTTCATAAATTAGGGCGTTCTACTAGAGAAATTGGTAAGATTCTCAAGCGGCACCCTTCTTCTGTTGCGAGAGAATTAAAAAGAAACACACAAAAAAACGGTACGTACAGTGGCGAAAAAGCACAAGAACAATATGGACAGCGAAGAAAATCTTGTAAACCAATAGGAAAATGGTCTGTAGAACTTGCAAAAAAAATCCAGGAGAAGTTAGAAATTACTTGGTCTCCTGAACAAATCCAGTATGGCTATTTGAAGGGTGAGATTTCCTTTAAAACGATCTATAACTGGTTATATCAAGGGAAACGATTCAAAAAAGACCTTTCTCTACTCAGACAGAAAGGAAAACGTCAAAAACCTAGAGAAACACGTGGACGCTTTAATATCGGGACATCGATTCAAAAGCGCCCATCTGAAATTAGAAAACGAGAAACATTTGGGCATTGGGAACTCGATACAATTGTCTCGAGTCGCGGGAAAAGTAAAGGGTGCTTTGCGACATTTATAGAACGAAAAACACGGTATTATCAAGCGATTGTCATCCCAGACCGAACAGCAGAATCTATGGAATTCGCCATCAAACAAATTACTGCCATGTATCCAAGCGCTGCATTACAAACAGCTACAGTTGATAGAGGAAAAGAATTTTCGTGTTATCAACGAGTAGAAAAAGAGTTAGAAATCGCAGTGTTCTTTGCCGATCCCTATTCTTCTTGGCAACGTGGAAGTAACGAAAACGCAAACGGTTTATTACGGGAGTTTTATCCGAAAAAAACAGATTTGAGCCTTGTGTCACAAGAACAATTGAATCAAGCACTACTTCTTATTAACCAAAGACCAAGAAAATGTTTAGCGTGGAAAACTGCCCACGAAGCGTTTCAGGAGGAACTGTCGCACTTAGATTGA